In Curtobacterium sp. L6-1, a genomic segment contains:
- a CDS encoding SDR family oxidoreductase produces MDTTNSTVFIPGATSGIGLALALRLQQAGSTVVIGGRRQALLDSIASEHGLDTVQVDVADADSIRQAAETVLAAHPSLDTLVTMSGIMRNEDLRDPAHITDAVEIVETNLVGTIRLIDAFLPHLLGRPSATVMTVSSGLAFVPLTATPTYSATKAGVHAYTQALRQQLVGSSVEVLELAPPAVATDLMGGQDFGGMPLDAFIDEVVGLVESGAAPEILVQNVLPLRWAERDGTHQHILEAMAGTGH; encoded by the coding sequence ATGGACACCACGAACAGCACCGTCTTCATCCCCGGCGCGACCTCGGGCATCGGCCTCGCGCTCGCGCTCCGCCTGCAGCAGGCCGGCAGCACCGTCGTCATCGGCGGTCGACGTCAGGCGCTCCTCGACTCGATCGCCTCCGAGCACGGCCTGGACACCGTGCAGGTCGACGTCGCCGACGCGGACTCGATCCGGCAGGCGGCCGAGACCGTCCTCGCCGCCCACCCCTCGCTCGACACCCTGGTGACGATGTCGGGCATCATGCGCAACGAGGACCTGCGCGACCCGGCGCACATCACGGACGCCGTCGAGATCGTCGAGACGAACCTGGTCGGCACGATCCGGCTCATCGACGCCTTCCTGCCGCACCTGCTCGGCCGCCCGAGCGCGACGGTCATGACGGTGTCGTCGGGTCTGGCGTTCGTGCCGCTGACCGCCACCCCGACCTACAGCGCGACCAAGGCCGGCGTGCACGCGTACACGCAGGCGCTCCGGCAGCAGCTCGTCGGCTCCTCGGTCGAGGTCCTCGAGCTCGCGCCGCCCGCCGTCGCCACCGACCTGATGGGCGGCCAGGACTTCGGCGGGATGCCGCTCGACGCGTTCATCGACGAGGTCGTCGGCCTGGTCGAGTCCGGGGCGGCTCCGGAGATCCTGGTGCAGAACGTCCTGCCACTGCGCTGGGCCGAGCGTGACGGGACGCACCAGCACATCCTCGAGGCGATGGCCGGCACCGGGCACTGA
- a CDS encoding helix-turn-helix transcriptional regulator, which yields MDRAALADFLRRRRELLRPEDVGIGAGARRRTPGLRREEVAALAGMSVDYYTRLEQQRGPQPSEQMVAAIARALRCSLDERDHLFHLAGQNAPVRMHRADHVDPAILRVLDRLEDTPAIVVSHLGETLVENRMAAALLGSSVGLSGNDRYQAWRWFVTGTELAKYAPEQHGRLGRVVVASLRAAVGLAGPGDRRASELVAELERRSPEFARLWALHEVALRWSDNKTIVQPELGRITVDCQVLHTDDQAQALLLFTAPPGSEDAQKLELLGVVGQQTFGALTES from the coding sequence ATGGACCGTGCCGCGCTCGCCGACTTCCTCCGCCGACGGCGTGAGCTGCTGCGTCCGGAGGACGTCGGGATCGGAGCCGGTGCCCGCCGACGCACCCCGGGCCTCCGTCGCGAGGAGGTCGCGGCACTCGCGGGTATGTCGGTCGACTACTACACGCGGCTCGAGCAGCAGCGCGGCCCGCAGCCGTCCGAGCAGATGGTCGCGGCGATCGCCCGTGCCCTGCGCTGTTCCCTCGACGAGCGCGACCACCTCTTCCACCTGGCGGGCCAGAACGCCCCCGTCCGCATGCACCGCGCCGACCACGTGGACCCCGCGATCCTCCGGGTCCTCGACCGACTCGAGGACACCCCGGCGATCGTGGTGAGCCACCTGGGGGAGACCCTCGTCGAGAACCGGATGGCGGCCGCCCTGCTCGGCTCGTCGGTGGGCCTGTCGGGCAACGACCGCTACCAGGCCTGGCGGTGGTTCGTCACCGGCACCGAGCTCGCGAAGTACGCCCCGGAGCAACACGGCCGCCTGGGTCGCGTCGTGGTGGCGTCGCTCCGCGCGGCGGTCGGCCTCGCCGGGCCGGGCGACCGTCGGGCGAGCGAACTCGTCGCCGAGCTCGAGCGCCGCAGCCCGGAGTTCGCCCGGCTGTGGGCCCTGCACGAGGTCGCCCTCCGCTGGTCCGACAACAAGACGATCGTGCAACCCGAGCTCGGTCGCATCACCGTCGACTGCCAGGTCCTGCACACCGACGACCAGGCCCAGGCGCTCCTGCTCTTCACAGCCCCGCCGGGGAGCGAGGACGCGCAGAAGCTGGAGCTCCTCGGTGTCGTCGGCCAGCAGACCTTCGGTGCCCTCACCGAGTCCTGA